DNA from Deltaproteobacteria bacterium:
CTGCCGCTCTACGGCATCCACGGCACTGACATCCCGTGGGGTGTCGGCATGCAGGTCAGTCACGGCTGCGTGCGTTTGTATCCCGAGGACATCGAACAGCTCTTTCCCCTGGTGTCGGTGGGCGACCCCGGCGAGTTCGTCTATCAGCCGGTCAAGATCGGATCGCGCAACGGTGAGATCTACGCCGAGGTGCACAAGGACATCTACAATCTGACGCCAGGTCCGTACCGTGAGGCGCAACGATTGTTGCAAAAATTCGGTTGGGCCAATCGGGTCGACGATGCTCGGCTCCGTCGCGCGATCACCGAGGAGTCGGGTGCTCCCATCTTGATCTCGCGCGATGCGGCGAGCGATGCGGTGGTGGAAGAGCGATTTCGCCCGCGGCCCACGCCAGCGCGCGTCGAGGGCGTCACGCCAGCCGTGCAAGCCGCGAAACCACGCTGACGTTGTGGACAACCCTTCGCATTCCCAACGTGCTCCCTTTCCCGTGCGTCTCCGTGTCTCTGCGGCGAGAACCTTTCTGCCAGCAGCCCGTTGAAAAGTGCGGCGCCCTTCGAGACGGCGCTTCGCGCCTCCTCAGGGTGAGCGGGAAAATGTTGTGGCAGAAGGGAAGAACCGCTCATGCTGAGGAGCGCCGACAGGCGCGTCTCGAAGCATGCGGAGTTCTTCAACAGGCTGCTAGTTCTAGTTGCCCATCGCCAGCGGCGTACCGAGACAGAAACAGCGCGAGGCGACGGTGGGATCGGTCCGTCGTACCTCCTCACAACCGAGCTCGGTCCGGAACACCGTGCCCTGGACATCAGAGACTGTGACGATGCGGCGTGTCGGTGGAAACGTCTGTGGGTGCGGGTACGCATAGTAACCCCACACGGTGCACGTCAGCGCGGCGCTCAGCCGATACTGCAGCACGTTCACCTGGTCGTTGAGGGTCTGGTTCTCTTGCGCCAGTTGAGCTTGGCGCTCGCGCTGTGCGGCGGCGCGGCTGGCGACCTCTTCGGACTCCTTGCCGATGCGATCGAGTTCCTGCACCAGCACATTGTTCTCCTGCCGCAGCGCGGCGAGTTCTTCGTTCAGCGCGGCGTTCTCCGCCTCGCTTTGTTCGCGCTCGGCTTTGAGCGCGCTCAGCGACGCGTTGAGTTTGGTGAGCCGGGGTTCCGCCACCGGGCTCGGACTGGGAGTTGGCGATGCGGCGGCGACTGCAAAGCGCCGCTCGCTTTGAATTAGCGCCCCAAAAAACGGCGCGCGCACTTTCAATCGGTAGATGCCCGGTTCCGGAAGATCGGCGGCCGTCAATTCGAACGGCGATCGTTGCAGGCCCAAGTCGCGCGGACTGCCGTCATCGCCGTGGAGCGAGAGCGCGAGTCGCGGTGGCCCATCCCACTGCACCACCAGCGGCAACGACACCAGCGCCCCTTCGCCGGGCGAGAGGATGGCTGGCTGCAGCAACCGGTAGAGCGGGGTGTCCAAGTACAGTTCGATCAACAGCAGGGCCGCTATCGTAACCGCCACGATCTCCAAGGTCCGCCGCACAGTCGGCATTATAGGTCAATCGCCGGGCGCGCGACTACCCCGGCTCTCGCAATTGGAGCGCTTGCGAAGGGCTCGCGCAGCGGCCAGAAACTTGACTCAGTGGAACATCCCGGTTAAGCGTCAACGGCTTTTCGACAGGATAAATCAAAGGCGTTTCACGGTGGATAGCGATGGGTTGGAACGACGGATGCCCGCGTCGACGCCGTTGAACCCTCGACCCGCGAACCGCTGAACCCCTCACCGATGCGCTACGAGTTGTTCATTGGCCTGCGCTACTTGCGCGCGAAGCGCAAGGAAGCCTTCGTGTCGCTGATCACCATCATGTCGATCTTCGGCGTACTGATCGGCGTGATGACACTCAACATCGCGCTGGCGATCATGACCGGCCTCGAAGAGGACCTGCGCGACCGCATCCTCGGCTTCAATCCCCACGTCGTCGTGTTGAGCTACAGCGACAACATCCCGAGCTACCAATCGGTGGTCGACCGCATCCAAACCATCCCCGACATCGTGGCGGTGGAGCCGTTCGTCTACGGGCAGGTGATGCTGTCGACGCAACAGAACATGTCCGGCGTCGTGGTGCGCGGCGTGCTCCCGGCACGCGGCGGCGCGGTGGATTTGGAGCGCTACCTGTCGCAAGGCCACCTCGAAGATCTCGCCACGCTCCACACGGTGCAACGCGATCCCGGGATCGGCGGCACCGTGCAGTTGCCCGGCCTCATTGTCGGCAAGGAGCTGGCCCGGCAACTCAGTCTGGTGATTGGCGATCCGGTCAGCGTAGTCTCCCCGATGGGCACGCCGAGCGCGGCCGGATTGGTGCCGCGAGTGCGGCGCTTCGCGGTGGTGGGCGTGTTCGACTCGGGTATGTCGGAGTACGACGCCTCGCTGGTGTACATGAGCATCGTCGATGCGCAGCGGTTTTTCGATCTCACCGACGCCGCCACCGGCATCGAGATCCGCGTGCGCGATCTCTACCAAGCCAGCCGCGTCGCGGCGGCGGTTAGCAAGGAACTCGGCTTTCCCTACCGCGTACGCGATTGGATG
Protein-coding regions in this window:
- a CDS encoding lipoprotein-releasing ABC transporter permease subunit, which gives rise to MRYELFIGLRYLRAKRKEAFVSLITIMSIFGVLIGVMTLNIALAIMTGLEEDLRDRILGFNPHVVVLSYSDNIPSYQSVVDRIQTIPDIVAVEPFVYGQVMLSTQQNMSGVVVRGVLPARGGAVDLERYLSQGHLEDLATLHTVQRDPGIGGTVQLPGLIVGKELARQLSLVIGDPVSVVSPMGTPSAAGLVPRVRRFAVVGVFDSGMSEYDASLVYMSIVDAQRFFDLTDAATGIEIRVRDLYQASRVAAAVSKELGFPYRVRDWMEVNHNLFSALTLEKTVYFIVLMLIILVAAFNIVATLIMVVMEKRKDIAILKSMGATATSVARVFVYKGLIIGVVGTLLGNLGGYLGCVALQRYEFIKLPADVFYVSTVPAKMYPEYFAAVTLASLLICLLATIYPARQAARLVPVDVIRYE